One segment of Paenibacillus rhizovicinus DNA contains the following:
- a CDS encoding YwhD family protein, with amino-acid sequence MSEQDNGQQPPPEKKEKKSLSLNVVSNKEHRGFGAGTIDLSDVACVMIDKGEAYIDVGAMHAKSKIEKGIKFSMNKEDVPNGRPCWIVWVAVDRNEEGAFYAGATACPMLVDTEARRGWKILAQHVNNLDYAIKRRFILDELGAEEKQALKTLLVSNNPEWWERSPDKLKEALNV; translated from the coding sequence ATGAGCGAACAAGACAACGGTCAGCAGCCGCCGCCGGAGAAGAAAGAGAAGAAGTCGCTTTCTCTCAATGTGGTGAGCAATAAGGAACATCGGGGTTTCGGTGCGGGGACGATCGACTTAAGCGACGTCGCCTGCGTCATGATCGATAAAGGCGAAGCCTACATCGACGTGGGCGCGATGCACGCGAAGAGCAAGATCGAGAAGGGCATCAAGTTCAGCATGAACAAGGAGGACGTTCCGAACGGGCGTCCGTGCTGGATCGTATGGGTCGCGGTGGACCGTAACGAGGAAGGCGCATTCTATGCGGGAGCGACGGCATGTCCGATGCTCGTGGACACGGAAGCGCGCCGCGGATGGAAGATCCTCGCGCAGCACGTGAACAATCTCGATTACGCCATCAAGCGCCGCTTCATTCTGGATGAGCTGGGAGCGGAGGAGAAACAGGCCCTCAAGACGCTGCTCGTCTCGAACAATCCGGAATGGTGGGAACGCTCGCCGGATAAGTTGAAGGAAGCGTTGAACGTTTAA
- a CDS encoding M1 family metallopeptidase: protein MNPRHAKRILLFVLAAVLIGVTARQGFGNAWVSQYTFASAPAKKDAAPKPAAPPVAQEPDNVMQPKPVALSKRVTEYHIDVTLQENAHMLQGEQSVTWTNPGKQQVSELYFHFYPNAFRSKDTTFMKESGGQLREDKATSDSTGYMNLLSLETTEGYSLLPRLHFVQPDDGNPSDLTLAKLKLPTPVAPGKSVTLRMKFEVKLPEVFARMGYSGNFVMAGQWFPKLAVYETAGTRGRATEGWNVHQYHGNSEFYSDFGIYSVKINVPSSYKVAATGFQTKASVVKDGRKTYQFYADDVIDFGWSASPDFIYYEEPYSTTGVPGVRIKLYLDPLHAKFKDRYLHAAKSALAKYAQWYGEYPYTTLSVVVPPKGGNGAGGMEYPTLVTAFSAENSNPGYDLERTVVHEIGHQYWYGMVASNEFEEAWLDEGFTSYAEDKVMESEYGVAPNLPVESSYMTDPAPLKQLSWSYQSNNHYAENVYIRAKLVLVGIERQVGDATMRKIMRTYFQKYKFKHPSTADFQKVVETVTKTKWNDYFSHFVYGDAMSDYSVDSIRVKPVKQDGQQEYENVVLIKKTGGSIGPVTVMLHFADGTVMPRVWDGQDAHVQIKIVHSSKLLWAAVDPQNDNVLDNKHINNFMKADLDEKTRTRWSVGLSKLVETLFSSLAW, encoded by the coding sequence ATGAATCCACGTCACGCCAAACGTATTCTGCTCTTCGTCCTCGCCGCCGTCCTGATCGGCGTCACGGCGCGGCAAGGGTTCGGGAATGCCTGGGTTTCGCAATATACGTTCGCTTCCGCCCCCGCGAAGAAAGACGCCGCCCCTAAACCGGCAGCGCCGCCCGTCGCGCAGGAGCCGGACAACGTTATGCAGCCGAAGCCCGTCGCGCTCAGCAAACGCGTCACGGAGTACCACATCGACGTCACGCTGCAGGAGAACGCGCATATGCTGCAGGGCGAGCAGTCCGTCACATGGACAAACCCCGGCAAACAGCAGGTGTCCGAGCTGTATTTCCACTTCTATCCGAACGCGTTCCGCTCCAAGGACACTACCTTCATGAAGGAATCCGGGGGTCAGCTGCGGGAGGACAAGGCTACCTCGGACAGTACGGGCTACATGAACCTGCTGTCGCTTGAAACGACGGAAGGCTACAGCCTCCTGCCGCGCCTGCATTTCGTTCAGCCCGACGACGGCAATCCGAGCGACCTTACGCTGGCCAAGCTTAAACTGCCGACTCCCGTTGCCCCAGGCAAGAGCGTAACCCTGCGCATGAAGTTCGAGGTGAAGCTGCCCGAGGTGTTCGCCCGCATGGGCTACTCCGGCAATTTCGTCATGGCGGGCCAATGGTTTCCGAAGCTGGCCGTCTACGAGACGGCAGGCACGAGAGGCCGGGCGACGGAAGGCTGGAACGTGCATCAGTACCACGGCAACTCCGAGTTCTACAGCGACTTCGGCATCTACAGCGTGAAAATCAACGTGCCTTCCTCCTACAAGGTAGCCGCGACGGGCTTCCAGACGAAAGCGTCCGTCGTGAAGGACGGCCGCAAGACATATCAATTCTACGCCGACGACGTCATCGATTTCGGCTGGTCGGCCTCGCCCGATTTCATCTATTACGAAGAGCCGTATTCCACGACGGGCGTTCCGGGCGTACGCATCAAGCTGTATCTCGATCCGCTGCACGCCAAGTTCAAGGACCGCTACCTGCACGCGGCCAAGTCCGCGCTAGCCAAGTACGCGCAGTGGTACGGGGAATATCCGTATACGACGCTTTCCGTCGTCGTCCCGCCCAAAGGCGGCAACGGCGCGGGCGGCATGGAGTATCCGACGCTCGTCACGGCATTCTCGGCGGAGAACAGCAATCCCGGCTATGACCTGGAGCGCACCGTCGTACACGAGATCGGCCATCAATATTGGTACGGCATGGTCGCCTCCAACGAGTTCGAAGAAGCGTGGCTGGACGAGGGCTTCACCTCCTACGCCGAAGACAAAGTCATGGAGAGCGAATACGGCGTAGCGCCGAACCTGCCCGTGGAGTCGAGCTACATGACGGATCCCGCGCCGCTGAAGCAGCTGTCCTGGTCCTATCAGAGCAACAATCACTACGCCGAGAACGTGTACATTCGCGCCAAGCTCGTGCTGGTCGGCATCGAGAGGCAGGTCGGCGATGCGACGATGCGCAAGATCATGCGGACCTACTTCCAGAAGTACAAGTTCAAGCACCCGTCCACCGCCGACTTCCAGAAGGTCGTGGAGACGGTGACGAAGACGAAATGGAACGATTACTTCAGTCATTTCGTGTACGGCGACGCCATGTCGGATTACTCCGTCGACTCCATCCGCGTCAAGCCGGTCAAGCAGGACGGACAACAGGAGTACGAGAACGTCGTGCTCATTAAGAAAACCGGCGGCAGCATCGGACCCGTGACGGTCATGCTCCATTTTGCGGACGGCACGGTCATGCCCCGGGTATGGGACGGCCAGGACGCCCATGTCCAAATTAAAATCGTGCACAGCTCCAAGCTGCTCTGGGCCGCCGTCGATCCGCAGAACGACAACGTGCTCGACAACAAGCATATCAACAACTTCATGAAAGCCGACCTGGACGAGAAGACCCGCACGCGCTGGAGCGTCGGCCTCTCGAAGCTGGTCGAGACGCTCTTCTCATCGCTCGCCTGGTAG
- a CDS encoding flavodoxin domain-containing protein, with protein sequence MKEVLDATAADLEAYDHIVFGVYTWGDGDLPDEFLDLYDEMCEMDLSGKRAAVFGCGDRAYRYFAVAGDTLHECLESRGAVVLDRTVKADGCPGSAELEACKQLGAAFAAFIQQGAAAEIPG encoded by the coding sequence GTGAAGGAAGTACTGGACGCGACTGCCGCCGATCTGGAGGCGTACGATCATATTGTGTTCGGCGTGTATACGTGGGGGGACGGCGACCTGCCGGACGAGTTTCTGGATTTGTACGACGAGATGTGCGAGATGGACCTGTCGGGCAAACGGGCAGCGGTATTCGGCTGCGGGGACAGAGCTTACCGTTATTTTGCCGTGGCGGGCGACACCTTGCATGAATGTCTGGAAAGCCGGGGCGCCGTTGTTCTGGATCGAACGGTCAAAGCCGACGGCTGTCCGGGTTCCGCGGAGCTGGAGGCATGCAAGCAGCTAGGCGCTGCCTTTGCGGCTTTCATCCAACAAGGCGCCGCGGCCGAAATACCGGGATGA
- a CDS encoding anti-sigma factor domain-containing protein produces the protein MVLNENKCENAELYALGGLNEEERAAFEAHLAGCEACALQVKELQTIIDLLPLSAEPVHVPAGMQDRILGNILGSDSAPKATATPGGESSGVSFAISPAASSGVPLAKTDSESSGIAQSPSPSPQMQASVQQTAAPIPSLPFPSSRRQPAQRGWRTWMNVALAAAVVLLGAYVFTLKDQVSDLRRELTATTEPPQGLRPNEAVSLSAAAQDIVASGLATIVIDTNGTHLLVQAEKLPQLKGNEAFQVWLMKDGSGVVNAGTFVSRDGTGGLYLTLDRNLSGYNQIAITLEPDAFGQLPRGTAVLAAAIKL, from the coding sequence ATGGTCCTTAATGAAAACAAGTGCGAAAATGCGGAACTATATGCGCTCGGCGGACTGAACGAGGAAGAACGCGCGGCATTCGAAGCACATCTCGCAGGCTGCGAAGCTTGCGCCTTGCAAGTAAAGGAGCTTCAAACCATTATTGATCTGCTCCCGTTATCGGCAGAACCGGTTCACGTGCCTGCGGGCATGCAAGACCGGATACTGGGAAATATCCTGGGCAGCGATTCCGCTCCGAAGGCAACTGCCACGCCAGGCGGCGAGTCATCCGGCGTTTCCTTCGCTATATCGCCGGCGGCATCATCGGGCGTGCCGCTCGCCAAGACTGATTCGGAGTCGTCCGGCATTGCGCAATCACCTTCTCCTTCGCCGCAAATGCAAGCGAGCGTCCAGCAGACGGCAGCGCCGATACCGTCCCTTCCTTTCCCCTCCTCTAGGCGGCAGCCAGCGCAACGGGGATGGCGTACGTGGATGAACGTTGCTTTAGCCGCAGCCGTTGTTCTGCTCGGCGCGTACGTGTTTACCCTGAAGGATCAAGTGTCCGACCTTCGCCGCGAACTGACGGCGACGACGGAGCCGCCGCAAGGCCTGCGTCCGAACGAAGCGGTCAGCTTGAGCGCCGCAGCTCAAGATATCGTGGCGAGCGGACTGGCGACGATCGTGATAGACACCAACGGCACGCATCTGCTCGTGCAGGCGGAGAAGCTTCCTCAGCTCAAAGGCAACGAAGCGTTCCAAGTCTGGCTTATGAAAGACGGCAGCGGCGTCGTGAACGCAGGGACGTTCGTTTCCCGTGATGGCACGGGCGGGCTGTATCTCACGCTGGATCGGAACCTTTCGGGCTACAATCAAATCGCCATCACCCTAGAGCCGGACGCGTTCGGCCAATTGCCGAGGGGAACCGCCGTGCTGGCCGCAGCGATTAAGTTGTAA
- a CDS encoding C40 family peptidase, translated as MKKLSALVIGLAMLFIFQAGSVFADSKMDGVIHDLIGTPYVYTGTTTKGFDCSGFTMYVFKKLGVDIPHASRSQAALGKKIAKGDLIPGDLVFFNTTGSGISHVGIYVGDGKFAHASSSRGVTISGLDESYYAKRYVTARRVMSQQTFEKYADDPSDEPGDGDSD; from the coding sequence TTGAAGAAGCTTTCCGCACTTGTGATCGGACTTGCAATGCTCTTCATTTTCCAAGCTGGCAGCGTTTTCGCGGACTCGAAAATGGATGGCGTCATTCATGATCTGATCGGCACGCCTTATGTTTACACCGGCACGACTACGAAAGGGTTTGACTGCTCCGGATTCACGATGTACGTGTTCAAGAAACTCGGCGTCGACATCCCGCACGCATCCCGTTCGCAGGCAGCGCTCGGCAAGAAAATCGCTAAAGGCGATTTGATCCCTGGGGATCTCGTATTCTTCAATACGACAGGAAGCGGAATCTCGCATGTCGGCATTTATGTCGGCGACGGCAAGTTTGCCCATGCATCTTCCAGCAGAGGCGTCACAATCAGCGGTCTGGACGAGTCCTACTACGCGAAGCGTTACGTAACCGCTCGCCGCGTTATGAGCCAACAGACGTTCGAGAAATATGCCGATGATCCTTCCGACGAACCAGGCGACGGAGACTCCGATTAA